tgcATTGAAGAACTCTTCAGAAACCCACATCAATCACCCAGGCCAAACAACTGCTTCCTGCAGCCCACCAAACATTTACAAGCACAGTGATGCCAGGATATTTGAACACTTGGATGAATTTTCATCACCAGAGCCAAATGAACAAAAGAGTCTCACACATTTGAATCCACAAACCAGAATGGAGGACAGGGAAAATTTTTTAGAGGATACAGAAAGAGTTAGTAAAAGTGTTCAAAAACTTGTAAGAGAGGGATGTCCCCATGATGTGACATCGAAAACTTTGCCTTTTCtccatgttcaaagcaaggatgGCCACACAACTCTCCAATGGCCTACAGAACTTCTGCTCTTCACAAAAACAAAGCCCTGCATTTCTTATGGCTGTAACCcattatattttgattttaagCATTCTCGAAACTCAAAGGACAGCCATGATCTGGAGGACTCAAACACATATTTGAGTAACAAGGCCCTGGAAGTGACAATAGAGAGCCAAGTCTCCAGCTTAATCAAAGACAGACCAAAACCAATCCAAGAAGATAATCCATCTTTGAAACCAAAGATAATGACAACTAATCAAGATGGGGAAATTTTCCAGAAAAAATGTCATTTGGGTCTCATTAATTCCGAGTCAAAAAATGGTGAGCATAATTTTAGTGCAAGTGGTTTGGAATTGAAGAATTCCAAAGAGCCTACTTACCTTGATGTGTCTTTCAGCGGCTGCATAGGAAAGAATAATGGCAATAATGAAATCAAGGAACCTCTAAGGGCCCATTGGCAAAGTTATGGAAGGGTGGTTCTAAATGATATAAATGAGAGCTTATCTTTTCCTACCAGCATCTCCAGGACTAAAAAGCCTAAACGGATGGCCTGTAGTTCTTCAGAGTTTGAAGATGCTAGCCATTTCACCTGGAATTCCAGCGCGTTGACAGTAGGGGGACCCGGTGACCATGGGAAGGACTTCAGTCTGATTTTGAATAGTAGCCACATCAGCATGAGCAGcaatgtttctgaatgtggaaacCACATTTCAAAGAGGCACTCTCCAGAGTCATCTCTGAGTGGACATGCTAGCCCGTCAGCCATGTCCTCCGGCAGCGTCTCCAGCTTGAGAAGTGCTTGTTCAAGTCACAGATCCCATGAGGATGGGAGAGGAAACCTGTTCTACTTCTGTAGAAGAGAACGCAAATCAGTTGAAAGACATAAATGGAAGCGCAGAAGGCACGCCTGCTTCTGTGTGCCTGATGAGATGAGTAAGAGCACCTGCCCTCTAGCTGCAGCAAAGCAAGACGCAAACTGCAAAGTGTGGGAATCATGTAAGAACAAGCACTCCAAACACAGATACTGTCACTgtaaagaaaaacacacacaaggaAAAGTCCAACAGTTTTCAGGACCCAAATCCCCAAGAACCATCCACTGTGATTTCAGCTCACAAGATTGGTGTGCTGGAAGCAGAGAACTGCCCAATTGCCAGGGCCCTCGACAGAGCCGGAAGAGCTCTTGTGCAAGACAGGGACTTCATTGCTTCAATAAAAGCAAGAGTCAAGAGCCCTGGGTCAGTCCTCACTgctgtgatctgggaaaagccAAACCCAGGCAGTGCACTTGTGAAAACGggcactgccttctcaggcactaTTCCATGGGCTCTTCACAAGCCAGAGAGCCAAACTCGACAGAAGGAGACAGGACGCCCTTGACTGCCAAGAGCCTTTTAGAAAGATTACGAACCAAGAAGTGTCAGGAACAGTCAGCTAATGCTGAGGTCTCTTCCAACAGCTGTACAAATCAGTCAGACTCTCATTCACAAACCCCATGTGAGATTCAAGTTGTACCACCAGGCTGTAGCAGGCCAGCACTGCCTCTGTCAGAAAAAGTACGATACAAAAGAAATGTTCAAGTTAGTGCAGTTCACGGGACTACTGAGAAGGACACCATCAAAAGTTTGCAGACCAATAATCTCACTGTTTCAGCAGACAGCAGTTGTGATAAGCACCTTTCTAAAGGTGTAACTCCCATAGAAGCAGGGTCTCAGCCACTAAATGGAATACAGAACCCAACAACGAAAGGACAATCAACATGTTCAACTGGTGATGTCCAATCTTTTATGTCACCCTGTGACCCGATCCCAAATGAATACCCTGGTGCTTTTCCATCCAATCGATTTATTAGTGTTGGTGATGCAACGGAGACCAAAGAGGATGCAATAAATATAGACTTACAGGATGTAAGCATGCAAATGAATCTTGTTGAGGGGAATATAAACTCTTGCCATGACAGAACTATGCAGAAGCATGACAAAGTGGAAGATGAATTGGAACTGCTccataaatctctctctccctctttaatgCAACAGCCCATAACATTTTCTCCCGATGAAATAGATAAATACAAGCTCCTCCAGCTGCAAGCCCGGCAGCACATGCAGAAGCAACTCCTGTCAAAGCATCTTCGAGTCCTGCCTGGTGCAGGGGCCCCTGCCTTCTCGGCGACCTCCGCTGCGCCGCCAGGCCCCGCTCACCAGCACGCCTCCATCACCGCAATCCACCACACCTTCCTGCAGCACTTGGCTGTTTCTGCCTCCATAAGTCCCCACGGCAGTCACCTCCCTATCGCCCACCTGCGTCCCCTCTCACAGTCACATTTTACACCTATTTCATTTTCAGCTCTGACTCCAGCCATTATCCCTGCACATCCCACGTTCCTAGCCAGTCATCCCCTACATTTAGTCACAGCTGCTCCTTTCCACTCATCTCACATAatgttccagccccttccccccgCAGCACTCATCCCCACATTGTTAGGCTCTCACTTAAATCCAGCCACAACTTCGATTATCCACTTGAATTCTCTCATCCAACCCATGTTCCAAGGTCAAGAACTTTGCCATCATTCTTACGCAAGTCAGATGCAACAGTTAAATGCAGTCAAAGAGGCCTAAAATGCCCCAGCACATTTGAATTAATAGGTGTGTAAGCATTTCTTATGAAAAAAATGGATTATCACTACCTACAAAATGACGTATTGAAGGGATCTGATTCTTACGAGATCGAACATATTGATGTCAATTCAAAATttgaccaataaataaataaataggaatggAATTGCCAATGGTTTAGTAAGACTTTTCAAGAATATATTTTAACTTgcaaaaataagaggaaaaaataaaattactttgtaTAAGCGCAAAAGGAAATGTATTGTTTTGATGAGTTCTTGGATATTGTTATTAAGTGGTAACGGAAAAGATTTAGGCTGAATAGTATTATTACAAAGAACAAATGCAATATAAGACTATGCTCCAGATGtttgtaaaatgaatgaaaaaagatgcatttagttTTGTCAGCTACTGAAAGGTCAGAAATAAACCAAAATTTTAAAGCAGTTATTCAGGTTGAAAATATTACTTAATGAAAAACAATCCTGACACCAATTGTAGAATTTCCCTAATAAAATGGTGAACTTCATTTGTATGCCAAGATAACTTTTTAACTCTAGGAATTACCAAGATGTAAAACTAGGGGTGGTTAGTTTTTGTACAAAATGTGTGTACAGATTAGCATTAGTATTTGATACTGCAAAGTAAAATAGGCAGAGTAACATTTTGTGTATATTGGCCAAACTTTCAAATATTATTAAGGCAAAAATGTTAAGGTTTCTTTACATTTCTACTCAGAAAATTACCTGTACTCATTCAGTACATGTGCAATCAGATATAAaggtttgcaaatgtattttaaaatgtttcgtACACACCTTATGAAGCATTTGGTGTGTTTTATTCCAgtgtattacttttaaaaatataatgattaATGAATAAAACCATCATGCCTGTGGTTTTGCAAATTACTTGGACCATTCATTCAAAATGTTGTTCTTGGCCATCAAATTATTGCTTTTGCCTCAGTATTTATGATTGGCCTTCTCATACATTTATCATTTTGtctgttctttcttcctttccttccctccactcTCCCGTTCGCTTcccttcctcttcatcctcccttccatccagctctcctttTAACAGAATGAAATCTTCcagtcactgattcactccccaaagccttcAACAGGCAAATCCAGGAGCTTGcagctcaatctaggtctcctataGAAGTGGAAAAGGCTCAAGAGCCAGACCCattacctgcttcctcccagaacactgcaggaagctggaatcagaaacagcacCAGGACTCAAAACCAGGCCTAACCATGAAAAtggaggcatcccaa
The sequence above is a segment of the Ochotona princeps isolate mOchPri1 chromosome 20, mOchPri1.hap1, whole genome shotgun sequence genome. Coding sequences within it:
- the ZNF804B gene encoding zinc finger protein 804B, which produces MEDRENFLEDTERVSKSVQKLVREGCPHDVTSKTLPFLHVQSKDGHTTLQWPTELLLFTKTKPCISYGCNPLYFDFKHSRNSKDSHDLEDSNTYLSNKALEVTIESQVSSLIKDRPKPIQEDNPSLKPKIMTTNQDGEIFQKKCHLGLINSESKNGEHNFSASGLELKNSKEPTYLDVSFSGCIGKNNGNNEIKEPLRAHWQSYGRVVLNDINESLSFPTSISRTKKPKRMACSSSEFEDASHFTWNSSALTVGGPGDHGKDFSLILNSSHISMSSNVSECGNHISKRHSPESSLSGHASPSAMSSGSVSSLRSACSSHRSHEDGRGNLFYFCRRERKSVERHKWKRRRHACFCVPDEMSKSTCPLAAAKQDANCKVWESCKNKHSKHRYCHCKEKHTQGKVQQFSGPKSPRTIHCDFSSQDWCAGSRELPNCQGPRQSRKSSCARQGLHCFNKSKSQEPWVSPHCCDLGKAKPRQCTCENGHCLLRHYSMGSSQAREPNSTEGDRTPLTAKSLLERLRTKKCQEQSANAEVSSNSCTNQSDSHSQTPCEIQVVPPGCSRPALPLSEKVRYKRNVQVSAVHGTTEKDTIKSLQTNNLTVSADSSCDKHLSKGVTPIEAGSQPLNGIQNPTTKGQSTCSTGDVQSFMSPCDPIPNEYPGAFPSNRFISVGDATETKEDAINIDLQDVSMQMNLVEGNINSCHDRTMQKHDKVEDELELLHKSLSPSLMQQPITFSPDEIDKYKLLQLQARQHMQKQLLSKHLRVLPGAGAPAFSATSAAPPGPAHQHASITAIHHTFLQHLAVSASISPHGSHLPIAHLRPLSQSHFTPISFSALTPAIIPAHPTFLASHPLHLVTAAPFHSSHIMFQPLPPAALIPTLLGSHLNPATTSIIHLNSLIQPMFQGQELCHHSYASQMQQLNAVKEA